The proteins below come from a single Zea mays cultivar B73 chromosome 8, Zm-B73-REFERENCE-NAM-5.0, whole genome shotgun sequence genomic window:
- the LOC100278992 gene encoding mitogen-activated protein kinase 10 isoform X1 translates to MLPPSRREFKDIYVVFELMESDLHQVIKANDDLTKEHYQFFLYQLIRALKYIHTANVYHRDLKPKNILANSNCKLKICDFGLARVAFNDTPTTIFWTDYVATRWYRAPELCGSFFSKYTPAIDIWSIGCIFAEVLTGKPLFPGKNVVHQLDLMTDLLGTPSMDTISRVRNEKARRYLSSMRKKETISFSQKFPNADPLALDLLQRLLAFDPKDRPTAEQALAHPYFKGLAKVEREPSCQPITKMEFEFERRRVTKEDIRELIFREILEYHPQLLKDYINGTERTTFLYPSAVDQFRKQFAHLEENSGNGPVIPMERKHTSLPRSTIVHSSPIPVKEQPRIGPCRERPSSDESYRNPRETEQYSGNLPRTSQAPQRVPTARPGRVVGPVMPYQNGDTKDPYDTRRLAMSSGYPPQQIPQTFGYYQTHGKPACCEPSQAERYTLHQQAAYACANRTAASDVALDMRAPPFQHLSAGQRSDSCDRLTAETNLYTRSTNGIAATAAGVAATTHRKVGVVPFGMSNMY, encoded by the exons CACACAG CTAACGTTTATCACCGGGACCTGAAGCCAAAGAATATATTAGCAAATTCTAACTGCAAACTGAAAATTTGTGATTTTGGACTAGCACGAGTTGCATTCAATGATACCCCAACAACGATCTTCTGGACA GATTATGTTGCAACAAGATGGTACAGAGCTCCAGAGCTCTGTGGATCCTTCTTTTCAAAG TATACACCGGCCATTGACATTTGGAGCATTGGATGCATCTTTGCTGAGGTGTTAACAGGGAAACCTTTGTTTCCTGGTAAAAATGTTGTCCATCAGTTAGACTTAATGACTGACCTTCTAGGCACGCCATCGATGGATACGATTTCTCGG GTCCGGAATGAGAAAGCAAGGAGGTATCTAAGTAGCATGAGAAAGAAAGAGACAATTTCGTTCTCACAAAAGTTTCCGAATGCAGATCCTTTAGCCTTGGATCTTTTGCAAAGGCTTTTAGCATTTGATCCGAAAGACCGTCCAACTGCAGAACAG GCATTGGCTCATCCATACTTTAAAGGGCTAGCCAAGGTTGAGAGAGAGCCATCTTGTCAACCAATCACAAAGATGGAGTTTGAGTTTGAAAGGAGAAGAGTGACAAAAGAAGACATTAGGGAGCTGATATTCCGTGAGATATTGGAATATCATCCACAACTGCTCAAAGACTATATCAATGGCACGGAGAGGACAACCTTTCTGTACCCAAG TGCTGTCGACCAATTTAGGAAGCAATTTGCTCATCTTGAAGAAAATAGTGGAAACGGACCTGTGATTccaatggaaagaaaacatacttCTCTTCCTAG GTCTACTATTGTTCACTCATCTCCAATTCCTGTCAAGGAACAACCCCGTATCGGCCCATGTAGGGAAAGGCCTTCATCTGATGAGTCCTACAGGAATCCTCGGGAGACAGAACAATATTCCGGCAATCTCCCCAGAACGTCACAGGCTCCACAAAGAGTGCCAACAG CGAGACCAGGAAGGGTTGTTGGTCCAGTAATGCCTTACCAaaatggagacaccaaagacccCTACGACACACGAAGGTTGGCAATGAGCTCAGGATATCCTCCCCAACAAATCCCACAAACGTTTGGTTATTATCAGACACATGGTAAACCAGCTTGCTGCGAGCCATCACAGGCTGAAAGGTACACGCTGCATCAGCAGGCTGCCTATGCCTGCGCAAACCGTACAGCCGCGTCTGATGTTGCTCTGGACATGAGAGCACCCCCTTTTCAGCATCTATCGGCAGGGCAGAGAAGTGACTCTTGTGATAGGCTGACAGCAGAGACAAACTTGTACACGAGATCAACCAACGGCATCGCTGCCACTGCAGCAGGAGTGGCAGCAACTACTCACAGAAAGGTCGGCGTTGTTCCGTTTGGCATGTCAAACATGTATTAG